Proteins encoded by one window of Lutibacter sp. A64:
- a CDS encoding RNA polymerase sigma factor, which yields MGLEKLIKKCANNDRKAQKEIYQLFAGKLFSICLKYSKNKQEAQDNFQDGFVAIFDKIGQFSFKGSFEGWIKRVMINTILLKYRKKTVLSIVTEEIPDEVVVDIDDDEISLDYLLNLIQELPERYRMVFNLYVLDGHSHKEIAKMLKIAEGTSKSNLARARGILKQKIERHQESQQSV from the coding sequence TTGGGTTTAGAAAAGCTCATAAAAAAATGTGCAAATAATGATCGAAAGGCACAAAAAGAGATTTACCAGCTTTTTGCAGGTAAATTGTTCTCTATTTGTCTTAAATACTCTAAAAATAAACAAGAGGCTCAAGACAATTTTCAAGACGGCTTTGTAGCCATTTTTGATAAAATTGGGCAGTTTAGTTTTAAAGGATCATTTGAAGGCTGGATTAAGCGCGTTATGATTAACACGATTTTATTAAAATACAGAAAAAAAACCGTGTTAAGTATTGTTACCGAAGAAATTCCTGATGAGGTAGTTGTTGACATCGACGATGATGAAATTTCTTTGGATTATTTGTTAAATCTCATTCAAGAGTTGCCAGAAAGATACAGAATGGTATTCAACCTTTATGTATTAGATGGTCATTCTCATAAAGAGATTGCAAAAATGTTAAAAATTGCTGAAGGCACATCTAAATCTAATTTAGCTAGAGCGAGAGGTATTTTAAAACAAAAAATAGAGAGACATCAAGAAAGTCAACAGTCTGTTTAA
- a CDS encoding outer membrane beta-barrel protein produces the protein MRDYKNIDRIFQEKLKDLEVSPPSQSWNSIQKKLAPVSKKKQFPLWLKFSSVAALLLLFFSLGTIYFIPNNNFSNNFLNESNPESIATDKGDSTLTTTSNNNIVTKKNLAQPKVNELINTKSSTKITAINGNDENSNSKNTGLKENNSILTDALSLPLPDNNETKMAKPSLMSSGRITIATIFAPIYISSFGDGSGIDSQFKNNPASGNSSYSYGVKFAYKLNNKFSIQSGVNLINLGYTTNDIYVTPGVSVVEYSNISTNPISLGKPEKFATSKLRELNAVDPNKGSLNQVFGYVEIPVELKYSVTDGKLGVNLVGGFSTLLLNKDEVFVETNSINQSLGSSNNLRDINFSGNLGLDIDYSIRENLYINISPMFKMQTNTFSKNSGSIQPYYLGIYTGLNYKF, from the coding sequence GTGAGAGATTATAAGAATATAGATAGGATTTTTCAAGAAAAGCTAAAGGATTTAGAGGTCTCACCTCCAAGTCAATCTTGGAATTCAATTCAAAAGAAATTAGCCCCGGTTTCTAAAAAGAAGCAATTTCCTTTATGGCTTAAATTTTCTAGCGTAGCTGCACTACTTTTATTGTTCTTTAGTCTTGGAACAATTTATTTTATACCAAACAACAATTTCTCAAACAACTTCTTAAATGAATCTAACCCTGAAAGTATAGCCACAGATAAAGGTGATAGTACACTAACAACAACTTCAAACAATAATATTGTTACTAAAAAAAACTTAGCACAACCTAAAGTAAATGAACTTATTAATACTAAAAGTAGCACTAAAATAACCGCTATAAACGGTAATGATGAAAATTCTAATAGTAAAAATACTGGCTTAAAAGAAAATAATTCTATTTTAACAGATGCACTTAGTTTACCATTACCAGATAACAATGAAACAAAAATGGCTAAACCTTCTCTAATGTCAAGTGGAAGAATAACCATTGCAACTATTTTTGCGCCAATTTATATAAGCTCATTTGGAGATGGATCAGGTATAGATAGTCAGTTTAAAAATAATCCAGCTTCTGGAAACTCATCTTACTCTTACGGTGTAAAATTTGCCTATAAATTAAATAACAAATTTAGCATTCAATCTGGTGTAAACCTTATCAACTTAGGGTATACCACCAATGATATTTATGTAACGCCTGGTGTTTCTGTTGTAGAATATTCAAATATTTCTACAAATCCGATAAGTTTAGGAAAACCAGAAAAATTTGCGACTTCAAAATTAAGAGAACTTAATGCTGTTGATCCAAATAAAGGAAGTCTAAACCAAGTTTTTGGTTATGTTGAAATACCTGTTGAATTAAAATACAGTGTTACAGATGGTAAATTAGGAGTAAATTTAGTAGGTGGTTTTAGTACACTTTTATTAAATAAAGACGAAGTTTTTGTAGAAACAAATTCTATTAATCAAAGTTTAGGTTCTTCAAACAATTTAAGAGACATAAACTTTAGTGGAAACCTTGGACTAGATATAGATTACTCTATACGAGAAAATTTATACATTAATATTTCTCCAATGTTTAAAATGCAAACAAATACCTTTTCAAAAAATTCTGGTAGTATACAGCCATATTACCTAGGAATTTATACAGGATTAAATTATAAGTTTTAG
- the amaB gene encoding L-piperidine-6-carboxylate dehydrogenase has translation MKAKTINNTIQKALKSLGVKELNNGTSTGSISFGNGEIIESFSPVDGALIGKVTTTTKQDYEQVVETAQKAFKSWRLKPAPQRGEIVRQFGDKLRELKQPLGELVSYEMGKSLQEGLGEVQEMIDICDFAVGLSRQLHGLTMHSERPGHRMYEQYHPLGIVGIISAFNFPVAVWAWNTALAWISGDVCIWKASEKTPLCSIACQHIIAEVLKENNLPEGISTIINGNYVVGEFMTTDKRVPLISATGSTRMGKIVGKTVGERLGKSLLELGGNNAIIVTSDADLKMTVIGAVFGAVGTAGQRCTSTRRLIIHESMYNKVKDALIAAYNQLRIGNPLDENNHVGPLIDKDAVEMYKNALTKVVDEGGKLIVEGGVLTGKGFESGCYVKPAIAEAENHFKIVQHETFAPILYLLKYSGDVNNALEIQNGVNQGLSSAIMTNNLREAELFLSQAGSDCGIANVNIGTSGAEIGGAFGGEKETGGGRESGSDAWKIYMRRQTNTINYTTELPLAQGIKFDL, from the coding sequence ATGAAAGCTAAAACTATAAATAACACAATACAAAAAGCACTAAAAAGTTTAGGTGTTAAAGAACTAAATAACGGAACTTCAACAGGTTCCATATCATTTGGAAATGGTGAAATAATTGAATCGTTTTCTCCGGTTGACGGCGCATTAATTGGAAAAGTAACTACCACTACTAAACAAGATTACGAACAAGTTGTTGAAACTGCTCAAAAAGCATTTAAAAGTTGGAGGCTAAAACCAGCTCCTCAACGTGGAGAAATAGTAAGGCAATTTGGTGATAAATTAAGAGAACTAAAACAACCTTTAGGCGAGCTTGTTTCTTATGAAATGGGTAAATCGCTACAAGAGGGCTTGGGTGAAGTACAAGAAATGATTGACATCTGCGATTTTGCCGTAGGTTTATCAAGACAATTACACGGACTTACCATGCACTCTGAACGCCCTGGACATAGAATGTACGAACAATACCATCCACTAGGAATTGTTGGAATTATTTCAGCATTTAATTTCCCAGTAGCTGTTTGGGCTTGGAATACAGCTTTAGCTTGGATTTCTGGAGATGTTTGTATTTGGAAAGCTTCAGAAAAAACACCTTTATGCAGTATTGCCTGCCAACATATTATTGCCGAAGTTTTAAAGGAAAACAATTTACCTGAAGGAATTTCAACAATTATTAATGGAAATTATGTTGTTGGTGAATTTATGACAACCGATAAAAGAGTTCCACTAATTTCAGCAACAGGCTCAACTAGAATGGGAAAAATAGTAGGTAAAACAGTTGGTGAACGCTTAGGAAAATCGTTATTAGAATTAGGCGGAAATAATGCCATAATTGTAACATCTGATGCCGATTTAAAAATGACTGTTATTGGTGCTGTTTTTGGCGCTGTTGGTACTGCTGGACAACGTTGCACCTCTACACGTAGATTAATAATACACGAGTCTATGTACAATAAAGTGAAAGACGCTTTAATAGCTGCGTACAATCAATTACGCATTGGAAATCCTTTAGATGAAAACAATCATGTAGGTCCTTTAATTGATAAAGATGCTGTTGAGATGTATAAAAATGCTTTAACAAAAGTTGTTGATGAAGGAGGAAAATTAATAGTAGAAGGTGGCGTTTTGACTGGCAAAGGTTTTGAATCTGGTTGTTATGTAAAACCAGCCATTGCAGAAGCAGAAAATCATTTTAAAATTGTACAACACGAAACGTTTGCACCTATTTTATATTTATTAAAATATTCTGGTGATGTTAACAACGCTCTTGAAATTCAGAATGGTGTTAACCAAGGACTTTCATCTGCTATAATGACAAATAATTTGCGTGAAGCTGAATTGTTTTTATCGCAAGCAGGATCCGATTGTGGAATTGCAAATGTAAATATTGGAACTTCTGGCGCCGAAATTGGAGGTGCTTTTGGTGGTGAAAAAGAAACAGGTGGTGGAAGAGAATCTGGGTCTGATGCTTGGAAAATTTATATGCGAAGACAAACAAATACCATAAATTACACAACAGAATTACCGCTTGCACAAGGGATAAAATTTGATTTGTAA
- a CDS encoding GNAT family N-acyltransferase produces MSLVTPKEVSKVINLDKYGFIGTFFGWVLMKFLRISTINKIYNKHKHLKDLEFFTALLDDLQIKFEIPEEDLKRIPKDGAFITVSNHPLGGIDGILLLKLLTEKRPDYKIIANFLLHRIEPMKPFIMPVNPFEDRKDVKSSIAGIKRALTHIKEGNPLGIFPAGEVSTYKEGKLIVDKPWEEGAIKLIKKAQVPIIPIYFHAKNSRLFYFLSKLNPTLRTAKLPSELLSQKERVIKVRIGKAIPVKDQETYKNTQDFCQFIRRKTYMLANPFEKVSKTINASSLKKTRQPKAIVCQKNNDKIIEEVNTLRSSNGRLLKSKNYEVFFAPSNKIPNLKFEIGRLREITFREVGEGTNESIDLDKFDGFYHHLFLWDDAEKKLVGAYRMGLGKGIYKKYGIEGFYVHTLFKFEPELYTMMENSIEMGRAFIIKEYQQKPMPLFLLWKGIVHVTLRYPEYKYLIGGVSISNQFSNFSKSLMIEFMKSHYYDPYIAQYIHPKKEYKVKLKDADKDFVFDATQSDMNKFDKVIDEIEPGALRMPVLIKKYVKQNARLVAFNVDPKFNNAVDGLMYIRVADIPESTVKPVMEEFQAELESRLENESAEPTISVEKI; encoded by the coding sequence ATGAGTTTAGTAACGCCAAAAGAGGTTTCAAAAGTAATAAATCTAGATAAATATGGATTTATAGGTACGTTTTTTGGATGGGTATTAATGAAGTTTCTTCGAATTTCTACCATAAATAAAATATACAATAAGCATAAGCATTTAAAAGATTTAGAGTTTTTTACAGCCCTTTTAGATGACCTTCAAATAAAATTTGAAATTCCTGAAGAAGACTTAAAAAGAATTCCAAAAGATGGAGCATTTATTACGGTTTCTAATCATCCTTTAGGGGGTATAGATGGTATTTTGTTATTAAAATTATTGACTGAAAAGCGGCCAGATTATAAAATAATTGCAAATTTTTTACTGCATAGAATTGAGCCTATGAAGCCTTTTATAATGCCTGTAAACCCTTTTGAAGATAGAAAAGATGTAAAATCTAGTATTGCAGGTATTAAAAGAGCACTTACACATATTAAAGAAGGGAATCCTTTGGGGATATTTCCGGCAGGTGAGGTTTCTACTTATAAAGAAGGTAAATTAATTGTTGATAAACCTTGGGAAGAAGGAGCAATTAAACTAATAAAAAAAGCACAAGTTCCTATAATTCCTATATATTTTCATGCTAAAAATAGTAGGTTGTTTTATTTTTTATCTAAGTTAAATCCAACACTTAGAACAGCTAAATTGCCTTCGGAATTATTGTCGCAAAAAGAACGTGTTATTAAAGTTAGAATTGGAAAGGCAATACCAGTTAAAGATCAAGAAACGTATAAAAATACACAAGATTTCTGTCAGTTTATTAGAAGAAAAACATATATGTTAGCAAACCCTTTTGAAAAGGTTTCTAAAACTATAAATGCATCATCATTAAAAAAAACAAGACAGCCAAAAGCTATTGTTTGCCAAAAAAATAATGATAAAATTATTGAAGAAGTTAACACTCTTCGTTCATCTAATGGAAGGTTGTTAAAAAGTAAAAATTACGAAGTGTTTTTTGCTCCTAGTAATAAAATTCCAAACCTAAAATTTGAGATTGGACGTTTGCGTGAAATAACTTTTAGAGAAGTTGGAGAAGGTACAAATGAGTCTATAGATTTAGATAAGTTCGATGGGTTTTATCATCATTTGTTTTTATGGGATGATGCCGAAAAAAAATTGGTTGGAGCTTATAGGATGGGCTTAGGAAAAGGTATTTATAAAAAATATGGAATAGAAGGATTTTATGTACATACACTGTTTAAGTTTGAGCCCGAATTGTACACTATGATGGAGAATTCTATAGAAATGGGGAGAGCTTTTATAATTAAAGAATACCAACAAAAACCAATGCCATTGTTTCTACTTTGGAAAGGAATTGTGCACGTAACTTTACGCTACCCAGAATATAAATATTTAATTGGTGGTGTTAGTATTAGCAATCAATTCTCTAATTTTTCAAAATCGTTGATGATAGAGTTTATGAAATCTCATTATTACGACCCGTATATTGCGCAATACATTCATCCAAAAAAAGAATATAAGGTAAAGTTAAAAGATGCTGATAAAGATTTTGTTTTTGATGCAACGCAATCAGATATGAATAAATTTGATAAAGTTATTGATGAAATTGAGCCTGGAGCGCTTAGAATGCCAGTTTTAATTAAAAAATACGTAAAACAAAATGCGCGTTTAGTTGCTTTTAATGTTGATCCAAAATTTAACAATGCTGTAGATGGATTAATGTATATTAGAGTTGCAGACATACCTGAAAGTACCGTAAAACCAGTAATGGAAGAATTTCAGGCTGAGTTAGAAAGTCGCTTAGAAAATGAGAGTGCCGAACCTACTATTAGTGTAGAAAAAATATAA
- a CDS encoding aspartate kinase, which translates to MKIFKFGGASVKDADTIKNVVKVLKNEGFKNTLIVISAMGKMTNAFEKIVDAYYNNSEDLATNINSVRNFHITIIENLFEDKKQPILFELELLFGQLSGFLAINKSANYNYIYDQVVGYGELLSTKIISSYLNTIGILTKWIDVRDFIKTDVSYRNATVNWQETKVNIQILDSQNLYITQGFLGADSKGKTTTLGREGSDYTAAIFAHCLGAESVTIWKDVDGVLNADPRYFKETVLLNQISYNEAIEMAFYGASVIHPKTLKPLENKNIPLYVRSFYNLKNKGTTVGKVPNLLPETPCFILKNKQILVSITALDFSFMVEHNLSDIFKILHNYKLKVNLIQNSALSFSVCLEDKFNNFEAFLSQIVSKYNVTFVSNVALYTIRHANQKAIDLVEKKGTVLLKQSTKGTVQLIMQ; encoded by the coding sequence GTGAAGATCTTTAAGTTTGGAGGCGCATCTGTTAAAGATGCAGATACTATAAAAAATGTAGTTAAAGTTTTAAAAAACGAAGGCTTTAAAAATACGCTTATTGTTATTTCTGCAATGGGTAAAATGACCAATGCGTTTGAAAAAATAGTAGATGCATATTATAATAATTCTGAAGATTTAGCAACAAACATAAATAGTGTTAGAAATTTTCATATAACTATAATTGAAAATTTATTTGAAGATAAAAAACAGCCTATTTTATTTGAACTTGAATTATTATTCGGACAATTAAGTGGGTTTTTAGCCATTAATAAATCTGCCAATTATAATTATATCTACGATCAAGTTGTAGGTTATGGAGAATTGCTTTCAACAAAAATTATAAGTAGTTATTTAAATACTATTGGTATTTTAACAAAATGGATTGATGTTAGAGATTTTATTAAAACAGACGTGTCTTATAGAAATGCAACTGTTAATTGGCAAGAAACCAAGGTTAATATACAAATATTAGACTCTCAAAACTTATACATTACTCAAGGTTTTTTAGGGGCAGATTCAAAAGGGAAAACTACAACTTTAGGAAGAGAGGGCTCTGATTATACTGCAGCAATTTTTGCACATTGCTTAGGGGCAGAAAGTGTAACTATATGGAAAGATGTTGATGGAGTTTTAAATGCAGATCCTAGATATTTTAAAGAAACCGTTTTATTAAATCAAATTTCTTATAATGAAGCAATTGAAATGGCTTTTTATGGGGCTTCTGTAATACATCCAAAAACACTAAAACCGTTAGAAAATAAAAATATTCCTTTATATGTGCGTTCATTTTATAATTTAAAAAATAAAGGAACTACAGTTGGTAAAGTGCCTAACTTATTGCCCGAAACACCTTGTTTTATTTTAAAAAATAAACAAATTTTAGTTTCTATTACAGCGTTAGATTTTTCTTTTATGGTAGAACATAATTTAAGTGATATTTTTAAAATTTTACATAATTATAAATTAAAAGTAAACCTTATTCAAAATTCTGCATTAAGTTTTTCGGTTTGTTTAGAAGATAAATTCAATAATTTTGAAGCATTTTTATCACAAATAGTATCTAAATATAATGTTACTTTTGTAAGTAATGTTGCACTTTACACTATTAGACATGCCAATCAAAAAGCCATTGATTTGGTAGAAAAAAAAGGAACGGTATTATTAAAACAATCTACAAAAGGTACTGTGCAACTTATAATGCAATAA
- a CDS encoding GNAT family N-acetyltransferase: MCFTIREAKIEDAPSILNLIQELAVFENEADAVEVTISDLEKDGFGANPLFKVFVAETAEAIVGIALFYHRYSTWKGPTIHLEDLLVTEQKRGQKIGSALYKKVIEYGYNRGVKRIEWNVLDWNEPAVKFYESTGAKVLRDWDSVQIDRASMKKYLNV; this comes from the coding sequence ATGTGTTTTACAATTAGAGAAGCGAAAATTGAAGATGCACCTTCAATATTAAATTTAATACAAGAGTTAGCTGTTTTTGAAAATGAAGCAGATGCCGTTGAAGTTACGATAAGTGATTTAGAAAAAGATGGTTTTGGAGCTAATCCGTTATTTAAAGTATTTGTAGCAGAAACTGCTGAAGCAATTGTTGGAATTGCATTATTTTATCATCGTTATTCTACTTGGAAAGGACCAACAATTCACTTAGAAGATTTGCTTGTTACAGAGCAAAAAAGAGGTCAAAAAATAGGAAGTGCTTTGTATAAAAAAGTAATTGAATATGGCTATAATAGAGGTGTAAAACGAATTGAGTGGAATGTGCTAGATTGGAATGAACCCGCAGTTAAATTTTACGAAAGTACAGGTGCAAAAGTATTAAGAGATTGGGATTCAGTTCAAATAGATAGAGCTTCTATGAAAAAATATTTAAACGTTTAG
- the fbp gene encoding class 1 fructose-bisphosphatase → METKNLTLGEFIIENQKHYKSTSGEFSRLLSSMKLAAKIVNHKVNKAGLVDIMGNAGETNIQGEDQQKLDVYANKVFMETLINREIVCGIASEEEEDFVTIRGKQGTNENKYVVLIDPLDGSSNIDVNVSVGTIFSIYKRVTPIGTPVKIEDFLQPGNLQVAAGYVVYGTSTMLVYTSGHGVNGFTLNPAIGSFYLSHPNFKFPEEGKIYSINEGNYVHFPQGVKDYLKYCQEEKDNRPYTSRYIGSLVSDFHRNMIKGGIYMYPTSAIGPKGKLRLLYECNPMAFLAEQANGKATDGYRRIMDIKPTELHQRVPFFCGSKKMVEKAEEFMAKYPNDANY, encoded by the coding sequence ATGGAAACCAAGAACTTAACACTAGGTGAATTTATTATTGAAAATCAAAAACATTATAAATCCACTTCTGGAGAATTTTCTAGACTTTTAAGTTCAATGAAATTAGCCGCTAAAATTGTAAATCATAAAGTAAATAAAGCAGGCTTAGTTGACATTATGGGCAATGCTGGTGAAACAAATATTCAAGGTGAAGATCAACAAAAATTAGATGTTTATGCTAATAAAGTATTTATGGAAACCTTAATAAACCGAGAAATTGTTTGTGGAATTGCTAGTGAAGAAGAAGAAGATTTTGTTACCATTAGAGGAAAACAAGGCACAAACGAAAATAAATATGTGGTTTTAATTGATCCATTAGACGGCTCATCTAACATAGACGTAAATGTTTCTGTCGGCACCATTTTTTCTATTTATAAACGTGTAACACCTATTGGAACTCCGGTTAAAATAGAAGACTTTTTACAACCAGGAAACCTACAAGTAGCCGCAGGATATGTAGTTTATGGAACTTCAACAATGTTAGTTTATACATCTGGACATGGTGTAAATGGATTTACGTTAAATCCTGCAATTGGTTCATTTTATTTATCTCATCCTAATTTTAAATTTCCAGAAGAAGGTAAAATTTACTCCATAAACGAAGGAAATTATGTTCATTTTCCACAAGGTGTAAAAGATTATTTAAAATATTGTCAAGAAGAAAAAGATAACCGACCATATACTTCTCGTTATATCGGCTCTTTAGTTTCTGATTTTCATAGAAATATGATAAAAGGTGGAATTTATATGTATCCAACTAGTGCTATTGGTCCAAAAGGAAAATTACGCTTGTTATACGAATGCAACCCTATGGCTTTTTTAGCTGAACAAGCAAATGGTAAAGCAACCGATGGGTACAGAAGAATTATGGATATTAAACCAACAGAATTACACCAACGCGTTCCATTTTTCTGCGGAAGTAAAAAAATGGTAGAAAAAGCTGAAGAGTTTATGGCAAAATACCCAAACGATGCTAATTATTAA
- a CDS encoding superoxide dismutase: MSFELPKLPYAYDALEPHIDAKTMEIHHTKHHQGYTNNLNNAIAGTDLEGKSIETILEGLDMNNAAVRNNGGGFYNHSLFWDVMNPEGKGYLSGELKDAIIAEFGSVDAFKDAFAKAAATRFGSGWAWLCVHKGGKVEICSTPNQDNPLMPGVSCGGFPILALDVWEHAYYLNYQNRRPDYINAFFNVINWNHVEKLYAENK, translated from the coding sequence ATGTCATTTGAATTACCAAAATTACCATACGCTTATGATGCGTTAGAACCACATATTGATGCAAAAACTATGGAAATTCACCATACAAAACACCATCAAGGTTACACAAACAACTTAAATAACGCAATTGCTGGAACAGACCTAGAAGGAAAATCTATTGAAACTATTTTAGAAGGATTAGATATGAATAATGCTGCTGTTAGAAATAACGGTGGAGGTTTTTACAATCACAGTTTATTTTGGGATGTAATGAATCCTGAAGGAAAAGGATATTTATCTGGAGAATTAAAAGATGCTATTATTGCTGAATTTGGTTCTGTAGATGCTTTTAAAGATGCTTTTGCTAAAGCTGCAGCAACTCGTTTTGGATCTGGATGGGCTTGGTTATGCGTTCATAAAGGAGGAAAAGTTGAAATTTGTTCAACACCAAATCAAGACAACCCATTAATGCCTGGTGTTAGCTGTGGAGGTTTTCCGATTTTAGCTTTAGATGTTTGGGAACACGCTTACTATTTAAATTACCAAAACAGAAGACCAGATTATATTAATGCGTTTTTTAACGTAATTAACTGGAATCATGTTGAAAAATTATATGCTGAAAATAAATAA
- the folB gene encoding dihydroneopterin aldolase, with amino-acid sequence MGVIKVKNIRVYAYHGCLVEEGKIGSDYRVDLTVKANLSKSAITDNLADTVDYVHLNKIVKQEMAIRSKLLEQVAKRILDRILAEIDIVKSVKVEVSKLNPPIGGNVAMVTIEMSKRRK; translated from the coding sequence ATGGGAGTTATAAAAGTAAAAAATATTCGAGTATATGCCTACCACGGTTGTTTGGTTGAAGAAGGTAAAATAGGTTCAGATTATAGAGTAGATTTAACTGTAAAAGCAAATTTATCTAAATCGGCTATTACAGATAATTTAGCAGATACAGTAGATTATGTACATTTAAATAAAATTGTAAAGCAAGAAATGGCAATTAGGTCTAAGCTTTTAGAACAAGTAGCCAAACGTATTTTAGATCGTATTTTGGCTGAAATTGATATTGTAAAATCTGTTAAGGTTGAGGTTTCTAAATTAAATCCGCCAATTGGTGGTAATGTTGCAATGGTTACTATTGAAATGAGTAAACGAAGAAAGTAG
- a CDS encoding glutamine--tRNA ligase/YqeY domain fusion protein: protein MSEEKKSLNFIEQIIEEDLANGLSKDKLRFRFPPEPNGYLHIGHAASICLNFGLGLRYNAPVNLRFDDTNPAKEEQEYVDSIKQDIEWLGFKWDKELYSSDYFQQLFDWTITLIKEGKAYVDNQTSEQMAVQKGTPTEPGTNSPNRDRSVEENLELFLKMKNGEFEEGSHVLRAKIDMKHTNMHMRDPIMYRILKKHHHRTANDWCIYPMYDWTHGESDYIEQISHSICTLEFKSHRDLYDWYVDQVYDPAKLRPKQREFARRNLSYTVMSKRKLLQLVEEKIVSGWNDPRMPTISGLRRRGYTPSAIRKFSDTAGISKRDNVTDVALLEHCIKDDLNKTAPRVMAVLDPVKVVITNYPEDKEEFLDANYNDYAEGFGSRSVPFSREIYIEKEDFREQANKKFFRLKLGKEVRLKNAYIIKAESCIKNENGDVTEIHCTYDEDSLSGSGTEASKRKVKGTLHWVSIKHAVKAEVRVYDRLFTDEAPDGHKDKDFKEFINPDSLNIIEAFVEPSLKTAKILDRFQFQRLGYFCVDTDATENHLIFNRTVPLRDSWAKMGE from the coding sequence ATGAGTGAAGAAAAAAAGTCGCTGAATTTTATTGAACAAATTATTGAGGAAGATTTAGCAAACGGATTATCAAAAGATAAATTACGATTTAGATTTCCGCCAGAACCAAATGGATATTTACATATTGGACATGCAGCTTCTATTTGTTTAAATTTTGGATTAGGTTTGCGCTATAATGCACCTGTAAATTTACGTTTTGATGATACAAACCCTGCAAAGGAAGAGCAAGAATATGTAGATTCTATAAAACAAGACATTGAATGGCTTGGTTTTAAATGGGATAAAGAATTGTATTCATCTGACTATTTTCAGCAATTATTTGATTGGACAATTACCTTAATAAAAGAAGGTAAGGCGTATGTAGACAATCAAACTTCAGAACAAATGGCGGTACAAAAAGGAACGCCAACAGAACCCGGAACTAATAGTCCAAACAGAGATAGAAGTGTTGAAGAAAACTTAGAACTTTTTCTTAAAATGAAAAATGGAGAATTTGAAGAAGGTTCTCATGTTTTACGCGCAAAAATTGATATGAAACATACCAATATGCACATGCGCGACCCTATTATGTATCGTATTTTAAAGAAACATCATCATAGAACTGCAAACGATTGGTGTATTTACCCAATGTATGATTGGACACACGGTGAAAGTGATTATATTGAACAAATCTCACATTCTATTTGTACTCTAGAATTTAAAAGCCACAGAGATTTATACGATTGGTATGTAGATCAAGTATACGATCCAGCCAAATTACGTCCAAAACAACGAGAATTTGCGCGTAGAAATTTAAGTTATACTGTTATGAGTAAACGTAAATTACTGCAATTGGTTGAAGAAAAAATTGTTTCTGGCTGGAATGATCCTCGTATGCCTACAATTTCTGGTTTAAGAAGACGTGGTTACACACCAAGCGCTATTAGAAAATTTAGCGATACTGCAGGAATTTCTAAAAGAGACAATGTTACAGACGTGGCATTATTAGAACACTGTATTAAAGACGATTTAAACAAAACAGCACCACGTGTAATGGCTGTTTTAGACCCTGTTAAAGTGGTTATTACAAATTATCCTGAAGATAAAGAGGAATTTTTAGATGCTAATTATAACGATTATGCTGAAGGTTTTGGTAGTAGATCAGTACCTTTTAGTCGTGAAATTTATATTGAAAAAGAAGATTTTAGAGAACAAGCAAATAAAAAGTTTTTCCGTTTAAAATTAGGAAAAGAAGTGCGTTTAAAAAATGCATATATAATTAAAGCTGAAAGCTGCATTAAAAATGAAAACGGTGACGTTACCGAAATTCACTGTACTTATGACGAAGATTCTTTAAGCGGAAGCGGAACAGAAGCTAGTAAACGTAAAGTAAAAGGTACATTGCACTGGGTTTCTATAAAACACGCCGTTAAAGCAGAAGTAAGAGTGTATGATCGTTTGTTTACAGATGAAGCTCCTGACGGACATAAAGACAAAGATTTTAAAGAATTTATAAATCCAGATTCTTTAAATATTATTGAAGCTTTTGTAGAACCAAGTTTAAAAACCGCTAAGATTTTAGATAGGTTTCAATTTCAACGCTTAGGATATTTTTGTGTTGATACAGATGCTACAGAAAATCACCTAATTTTTAACAGAACTGTTCCTTTACGTGATAGTTGGGCTAAAATGGGTGAATAA